The following proteins are encoded in a genomic region of Candidatus Poribacteria bacterium:
- a CDS encoding DUF499 domain-containing protein has protein sequence MNSPKRPNQDALYQALNIYCDAMRPFILRNLKTVQGLSPEDQFQNEADIDFGDFPHIFRKYWHDAFKQRFDPDRDVRSAVGIITEARNNTFHTETEDLTSGYALARLHEIADILGQINVPEQKQKVEAIRDKLLANAAPTAKVKPILPRRKVTDLTPWREVIRPNTDVIEGTFRKSEFAADLQEVFEGRAKTPEYGETDTFFDQTYITPGLRELLVNTLKRLGGKSSDPVIQLKTGFGGGKTHSLIALYHLVTGINILRELPTEGKSARLREEIDDILEEAEWDPDTPLDANVSVLVGTYLSTTDADETKQGDPLNTLWGMMADQLGGQDAYNIIGKAAREGSAPGGKQLDELFEYVGPSVILIDELVAYVRNVQGVTQESIYTFFQTLTESVNRSQNVTLVATLPEGQVQAGGEGGITVLDTLESILERIDAVSIPLEVDNAFEVVRRRLFGSVIDETERDLTCEAFRKMYQNSRGEYPDNVSDQHYLQRMKDCYPIHPEVFDRLFEDWAVIPGFQRTRGVLRIMATCISRLYQEQDPSLLIMPANLTLDDPALADEFTRLLAKSGGNWDPVVKEVDSHGSRTDQIDQKSQSFIEVGSGARRIARTVFLGSATGRAVKGITTRQIHLGVVEPGQGVSVYNDALSRMTGNLYFLYNLDDRYYFHTQENLNKVAIDRATEYTEEDIYSEIVSRLERAIGRDPSVQVCPTSPGLVKDSETLQYVILHPKESLPSREKEDDKAHENALKILRYINDGIQRTFRNTLLFIAARRDDIRDLRNLVKNYLAWNSIMTGDDLHGALSNLEGERLDQTKGNLESAEDAVTATIFKAYRWALAPSQADPRNNVYDFSIAETKPEDGRIMKRLRDKFIDDDTIVTKIAPEIFAGKLQQYIWSSDTYQDHIEIDALWELMAQNVYMPRLKDQNVLATCIRDGIEAGSFGYASAYHDGDYPNFRFEEQIGGPRIDKGTPAVLITPELAKLLKEEKNKQKKPDAPESAPDPEKQTGDDSTGVVVEPPQAKGPTHVIVTKALQLELPFGDEIDIIQDEIARTLQADGGNVKIEITITANKSDGFSENTTRAVKQNSEHLNAEFKSD, from the coding sequence GTGAATTCGCCCAAACGCCCAAACCAAGACGCACTTTACCAAGCACTCAACATCTATTGCGATGCCATGCGCCCGTTTATTCTTAGAAACCTAAAAACGGTGCAAGGCTTATCACCAGAAGATCAATTTCAAAATGAAGCGGATATAGACTTTGGTGACTTCCCACATATCTTCAGAAAGTACTGGCACGATGCCTTTAAACAACGCTTCGATCCAGATCGGGATGTTCGCAGTGCTGTCGGCATAATAACTGAGGCGAGAAATAACACTTTTCACACCGAAACAGAAGACCTCACTTCAGGGTACGCCTTGGCTCGGCTTCACGAAATTGCCGATATACTGGGACAAATCAATGTCCCTGAACAAAAACAAAAAGTCGAAGCCATCCGCGACAAGTTGTTAGCCAATGCAGCACCAACTGCAAAGGTAAAACCGATACTACCACGCAGAAAGGTAACGGACCTCACTCCGTGGCGCGAGGTCATACGTCCCAACACCGACGTTATTGAAGGCACTTTCCGGAAGTCAGAATTCGCCGCGGACCTCCAAGAGGTTTTTGAGGGAAGAGCGAAGACTCCAGAATACGGTGAAACCGACACCTTTTTCGATCAAACCTATATCACCCCTGGACTTCGAGAATTATTAGTCAATACTTTAAAGCGGCTCGGTGGCAAAAGTAGTGACCCTGTTATCCAACTCAAAACCGGTTTCGGCGGTGGAAAAACGCATAGTCTTATTGCTCTCTATCATCTCGTTACTGGGATAAATATCCTAAGAGAACTTCCAACGGAGGGTAAGTCCGCGCGGCTCCGGGAAGAAATAGATGATATCCTGGAGGAAGCAGAATGGGATCCTGACACGCCGCTTGATGCCAATGTTTCTGTTCTCGTCGGCACCTATCTTTCGACGACCGATGCAGATGAAACCAAACAGGGAGACCCGCTCAATACACTTTGGGGGATGATGGCGGATCAACTCGGCGGACAAGATGCCTATAACATAATCGGTAAAGCTGCCCGGGAAGGGAGTGCGCCCGGTGGAAAGCAGTTGGACGAACTTTTTGAATACGTCGGCCCCTCTGTCATCTTAATAGATGAACTGGTCGCTTATGTCCGTAATGTACAAGGTGTCACACAAGAGAGTATCTATACCTTCTTTCAGACCCTCACAGAGTCCGTAAACAGATCTCAAAATGTTACGCTTGTCGCTACGTTGCCAGAGGGACAGGTGCAAGCAGGTGGAGAAGGTGGGATAACTGTTCTTGACACCCTTGAGTCTATCCTTGAACGGATTGATGCTGTCTCCATTCCCTTAGAAGTTGACAATGCATTTGAGGTGGTGCGCAGACGGTTGTTCGGTAGTGTAATTGACGAGACTGAACGAGATCTGACCTGCGAAGCGTTCCGAAAGATGTATCAGAACTCGCGCGGTGAATACCCTGACAATGTCAGTGATCAGCACTACTTGCAGCGCATGAAAGACTGCTATCCAATCCACCCAGAAGTATTTGATCGACTCTTTGAAGACTGGGCTGTAATTCCTGGATTTCAGCGTACCCGGGGCGTACTGCGCATCATGGCAACCTGCATTTCTCGCCTTTACCAAGAACAGGACCCGTCCCTCTTGATAATGCCAGCAAACCTCACCTTGGATGATCCCGCACTCGCTGATGAATTCACAAGACTGCTTGCGAAGTCCGGTGGGAATTGGGATCCAGTCGTAAAAGAGGTGGACAGCCACGGTTCCCGCACCGACCAGATCGATCAGAAATCTCAAAGTTTCATTGAAGTGGGCAGCGGGGCGAGACGAATAGCCCGCACCGTGTTCCTTGGGAGTGCAACCGGGCGCGCGGTCAAAGGGATCACAACCCGTCAGATTCACCTCGGGGTGGTTGAACCCGGACAAGGTGTTTCAGTTTACAACGATGCTCTTAGCAGAATGACCGGTAACCTCTATTTTCTCTATAATCTTGACGATAGATATTACTTCCATACCCAAGAAAATCTTAACAAGGTTGCTATAGATCGGGCTACAGAGTACACCGAAGAAGATATTTACAGTGAGATTGTTTCACGGTTGGAAAGGGCAATCGGACGCGATCCGAGCGTGCAGGTCTGCCCGACATCTCCAGGCCTCGTAAAAGATTCGGAAACCCTTCAGTACGTCATTCTTCATCCGAAAGAATCCCTACCGAGCCGCGAAAAGGAAGACGATAAAGCACACGAGAACGCACTCAAAATTCTCAGATATATCAACGATGGGATACAGCGCACTTTCAGGAACACGCTTCTCTTCATCGCAGCGCGGCGAGACGACATCCGGGACCTTAGAAATCTTGTCAAAAACTATCTCGCATGGAATTCCATCATGACCGGAGACGACCTGCACGGGGCACTCAGTAACCTTGAAGGTGAAAGATTGGATCAGACAAAGGGAAATCTCGAATCCGCTGAAGATGCGGTAACAGCCACGATCTTCAAAGCATATCGGTGGGCGCTTGCACCCTCCCAAGCGGACCCGCGAAATAATGTCTATGATTTCTCTATCGCTGAGACAAAACCCGAAGATGGCAGGATTATGAAACGCCTAAGGGACAAATTCATTGACGACGACACAATTGTCACGAAAATAGCCCCTGAAATCTTCGCAGGAAAATTGCAGCAATACATTTGGAGTAGTGATACCTACCAAGATCACATTGAAATAGACGCGCTCTGGGAACTGATGGCGCAAAACGTCTACATGCCACGACTGAAAGACCAGAACGTCTTAGCAACGTGCATTAGAGACGGAATAGAAGCAGGCAGCTTCGGATACGCCAGTGCGTATCACGATGGCGACTACCCCAACTTCCGTTTTGAAGAACAGATCGGTGGACCCCGAATAGATAAAGGTACCCCCGCAGTCCTCATAACCCCTGAGTTGGCAAAGTTACTCAAGGAGGAAAAAAATAAACAGAAGAAACCTGATGCTCCCGAATCAGCACCAGACCCAGAGAAACAAACAGGAGACGACTCAACCGGCGTTGTGGTCGAACCGCCACAAGCAAAAGGACCTACGCACGTTATTGTTACCAAGGCACTGCAGTTAGAACTGCCTTTCGGCGATGAGATTGACATCATTCAAGACGAGATTGCCCGAACCCTACAAGCAGATGGCGGAAATGTGAAAATTGAAATTACCATTACTGCCAACAAATCAGACGGCTTTTCCGAAAATACCACCCGCGCCGTCAAGCAAAACAGCGAACACCTCAACGCCGAATTCAAGAGCGACTAA
- a CDS encoding redoxin domain-containing protein yields MKVILALGIVLGLLITSANLEVAAQGEAQALNVERYEKNIEICRQNLIAIGKAIDAYQKEHDDFPVWLSDLHPKHLADGNPLICPADKKNGKPIFTPNTDPEMPVSYSYEFNPRYIVNRDRTGRLQLRASKTEQRKLYGDAMPLVRCRHHANKELVVLNLSFSSRIYWSSNTWENRPEEIYESLEETIATLAAGIQEHPDNEHLSSVYSALVRLYMKVERAEDAENLINRYKKTLKPDNLRDHFALGTMLEAMNRDEELLQLFAKLEEQFPENRSVFSRLSRIHERLGNAELANQYHLKANPILALIGNTVPDFSTTDLDGNPISLAQYRGKVVLLDFWAVWCGPCVAEMPNVKKVYDTYKDEGFDVIGISLDTDEGRLRDYLKENEIPWRQVFSEKGGDSPIVRQYHISSIPAPWLIDRDGTLITHRARGDALERLVAEALKDKSD; encoded by the coding sequence ATGAAAGTGATCTTGGCATTAGGAATCGTGTTGGGGCTGCTAATAACATCTGCGAATTTAGAAGTGGCAGCACAAGGAGAAGCCCAAGCTCTCAATGTAGAGCGGTATGAGAAAAACATTGAGATTTGCAGACAAAATTTGATCGCAATAGGCAAAGCGATTGATGCCTATCAGAAAGAACATGACGATTTTCCCGTCTGGCTTTCAGATTTACATCCGAAACACTTGGCAGATGGAAATCCGCTCATTTGTCCTGCAGATAAAAAGAACGGCAAACCGATTTTTACGCCGAACACGGATCCAGAAATGCCCGTGAGTTATAGTTATGAGTTTAACCCAAGGTATATTGTCAACCGCGACCGCACCGGTCGCCTCCAACTTAGAGCGTCGAAAACTGAACAACGCAAATTGTATGGTGATGCCATGCCGCTCGTCCGGTGTCGACATCATGCAAATAAAGAACTTGTGGTTCTAAACTTGAGTTTTTCCTCAAGAATTTACTGGTCATCCAATACTTGGGAAAACAGACCGGAAGAGATATACGAAAGCCTTGAAGAAACCATTGCCACCTTGGCTGCTGGAATTCAGGAGCACCCGGACAACGAACATCTTTCTTCTGTATATTCGGCACTTGTGCGTCTCTACATGAAAGTCGAACGAGCGGAAGATGCCGAGAATCTCATCAACCGTTATAAAAAAACGCTGAAACCTGACAACCTTCGAGATCATTTTGCCCTTGGCACTATGCTGGAGGCAATGAATCGGGATGAAGAGCTGCTGCAGCTTTTTGCGAAACTTGAGGAGCAGTTCCCGGAAAACCGTAGTGTTTTCAGCAGGCTTTCCAGGATTCATGAAAGATTAGGCAACGCCGAACTGGCAAATCAATACCACCTAAAAGCTAATCCTATACTGGCGTTAATTGGTAACACTGTGCCTGATTTTTCCACCACAGACCTTGATGGCAATCCGATTTCGCTTGCGCAATACCGTGGTAAAGTGGTCCTCCTCGATTTTTGGGCAGTCTGGTGCGGTCCGTGTGTTGCAGAAATGCCGAATGTCAAGAAAGTCTATGACACCTATAAAGACGAAGGATTTGACGTTATTGGTATTAGTCTTGATACTGATGAAGGTAGGCTGCGGGATTACCTCAAAGAGAATGAGATCCCTTGGCGGCAGGTGTTTAGTGAGAAAGGCGGGGATAGTCCCATCGTACGACAGTACCACATTAGCTCGATCCCGGCACCGTGGCTTATTGACAGAGATGGCACGTTAATTACCCATCGAGCGAGAGGGGATGCGTTAGAACGTCTGGTAGCAGAGGCGCTGAAGGATAAATCGGACTAA
- a CDS encoding sigma-70 family RNA polymerase sigma factor, with the protein MEREEDVQLIQRTLSGDDTAFGILLQRHQKSVHALVWRKIGDFHTAEDITQDTFLQAYKKLSTLKNHNQFAGWLYVIADRLCIDWSRKRRLITQSLEDTPVEEIERTSYTHHVSEARETECTEHRRELVKKLLAKLPESERTVVTLYYLGEMTTREIGKFLGVSVDTIKSRLRRGRKRLQEDEELMIQEVFGGVQIPASLGENVMRQVADMVPTPSPAAKPFLPWMALGTVAVLIALLLGASDRYLTRFQKPYSFEAQSEPTIEIVDAPIILDIATKPAVQNRVGRDTSPGKTSRAGTQVSNVTSTSVPSENATKFSTAQWMHGNGPPAGPVRNIFAASDGTVYAVIQTGIYRLTADATAWIRVNASVPIVESWMPIGESWMPMAEYSGRLYIISTDEIFASDNRGEIWKTLGPRPKGNAVGFVITDAEEASSSQVPITMYLALRDKGIFRSTDGGAQWTPLNDGLTGENISAVAAVGLLSKGAVFAATENGLYRLDSDIWEKLPLDTSGAVCSLAVSGNNLYAGIAHEFLVRLTRSEIKEIMWNNRSDFVKIFHSADLGASWTEIWRENQDLPTGVLAGITVLAAGKTLVALSLTQSRSTDGGQTWTKLTKLRDDWNFLNNIRLPAVIVNEKTCYKANLYGIHRTTDGGESWHLFMNGMMGTVIVDLVAFDNRLYAHNGYEVYQSTDAGVSWKIVPVDRQRAGLRSSPTSVIADLKLMVVGNILYSLYSGGPTGDSVRIFRLSTDGDRLIPIQGIPLFDRKKLAFEKYESKERDHRLVSRMKTETAAASRDVFYIEYIGELFKWKLGDPEWTSTGLIEDSPLYIDTSVQVFTLAVSGETVYAGKWDGKLFQSLDEGESWRDVTPTLPLRFTHFKDIVFAGSSVYVATDTGVVASQTGENWRVLTDGIGTRIVIDKFAVDGTTVYGAGAAGSYRLNTQWEQISSEVPNTISDLVIANDKLYSANDLLSGTKGKGLFYISLEDNEEK; encoded by the coding sequence GTGGAGAGAGAAGAAGATGTTCAACTGATTCAGAGAACCTTATCGGGAGACGATACGGCATTTGGTATCTTACTCCAAAGACACCAGAAAAGCGTGCACGCGCTCGTATGGCGAAAGATCGGGGATTTTCACACTGCTGAAGATATTACCCAAGATACCTTCCTTCAAGCATATAAAAAACTCTCAACGCTCAAGAATCACAATCAGTTTGCTGGATGGCTGTATGTCATCGCAGATCGGCTTTGCATTGATTGGAGTCGGAAGAGAAGGCTCATAACGCAATCGCTGGAGGACACTCCTGTGGAAGAAATCGAAAGAACTTCCTATACACATCACGTATCAGAAGCGCGAGAAACAGAGTGCACGGAGCATCGCCGTGAACTCGTCAAAAAACTACTCGCAAAACTGCCAGAGAGTGAACGCACGGTGGTTACCCTCTACTATCTCGGTGAAATGACGACCAGAGAGATTGGGAAATTTTTAGGGGTGTCGGTGGATACAATTAAAAGTCGGCTTCGTCGCGGACGAAAGCGTTTGCAAGAGGATGAGGAACTGATGATCCAGGAAGTTTTTGGGGGCGTGCAAATACCGGCGAGTTTAGGCGAAAACGTCATGCGACAAGTCGCTGATATGGTCCCTACACCGTCTCCTGCTGCTAAACCGTTTCTCCCATGGATGGCTTTAGGTACAGTTGCGGTTTTGATCGCTTTACTCCTCGGTGCGAGCGACCGATACCTTACCCGTTTCCAGAAACCGTATAGTTTTGAGGCACAATCTGAACCGACGATTGAAATCGTTGACGCACCTATCATCCTTGATATAGCAACGAAACCGGCTGTGCAAAATCGGGTCGGACGGGATACCAGTCCCGGCAAAACCAGCCGTGCTGGCACCCAAGTTTCTAATGTAACCTCAACATCTGTTCCATCGGAGAATGCCACCAAGTTTTCTACAGCACAGTGGATGCACGGAAACGGACCGCCAGCGGGTCCTGTCCGCAATATCTTCGCTGCGTCTGACGGGACCGTCTATGCTGTTATACAAACGGGGATATACAGGTTAACGGCAGATGCAACCGCGTGGATACGCGTTAACGCGAGTGTCCCAATTGTCGAATCTTGGATGCCAATCGGCGAATCTTGGATGCCAATGGCGGAGTATAGTGGTAGGCTTTATATTATTTCTACTGACGAGATATTTGCTTCGGATAACAGGGGTGAGATATGGAAGACACTGGGTCCCCGACCCAAGGGAAATGCCGTTGGATTCGTCATCACAGATGCCGAAGAAGCGTCCAGTTCACAAGTGCCTATTACGATGTATCTTGCACTTAGAGATAAAGGGATTTTCCGGTCCACAGATGGTGGCGCGCAATGGACTCCTCTTAACGACGGGTTGACAGGCGAAAACATTTCCGCAGTGGCTGCTGTTGGACTTCTGTCAAAGGGGGCAGTGTTTGCTGCTACAGAGAACGGTCTCTACCGTCTCGATTCAGACATCTGGGAAAAATTGCCATTGGATACATCAGGAGCCGTCTGTTCCTTGGCAGTTTCAGGGAATAATCTCTATGCTGGAATAGCGCACGAGTTTTTGGTGAGATTAACGCGAAGTGAAATAAAAGAGATAATGTGGAATAATAGGTCAGATTTTGTCAAAATTTTCCATTCAGCTGACTTGGGCGCGTCGTGGACTGAGATATGGCGTGAAAATCAAGATCTTCCCACCGGAGTACTGGCGGGTATAACGGTTTTAGCAGCTGGTAAGACGCTCGTGGCATTGAGTCTCACGCAATCTCGTTCAACAGATGGTGGACAAACTTGGACAAAACTTACAAAACTTAGAGATGACTGGAATTTTTTGAACAATATCCGCCTTCCAGCTGTGATAGTAAACGAGAAAACGTGTTACAAAGCCAACCTATACGGCATTCATCGCACGACTGACGGTGGTGAGTCATGGCACCTATTTATGAACGGGATGATGGGAACTGTTATAGTTGATCTCGTCGCGTTTGACAATAGATTATACGCCCATAATGGCTATGAAGTTTATCAATCAACGGATGCGGGCGTGTCATGGAAAATAGTTCCGGTTGATAGACAAAGAGCTGGATTGAGGTCCTCCCCTACCAGCGTGATCGCTGATTTAAAACTGATGGTTGTTGGCAACATTCTTTATTCTCTTTACAGTGGCGGACCTACAGGAGACAGTGTAAGAATTTTCCGTTTATCTACCGATGGTGATAGGCTCATTCCCATTCAAGGTATCCCACTTTTTGATCGCAAAAAACTTGCTTTTGAAAAATATGAGTCAAAAGAGCGAGACCATCGTCTCGTATCTCGTATGAAAACTGAGACTGCTGCGGCGAGTCGTGATGTGTTCTATATAGAATACATAGGGGAACTTTTCAAATGGAAACTTGGTGATCCAGAGTGGACAAGCACTGGATTAATAGAGGATAGTCCTCTATATATTGACACATCCGTCCAGGTATTCACATTAGCTGTTTCAGGAGAAACCGTCTACGCTGGCAAATGGGATGGTAAACTATTTCAATCGCTTGATGAAGGGGAGAGTTGGAGAGATGTCACACCAACCCTACCGCTCCGCTTCACTCACTTCAAAGATATAGTCTTTGCAGGATCATCGGTTTACGTGGCAACGGACACTGGTGTGGTGGCTTCGCAAACTGGGGAAAACTGGCGCGTGCTTACGGATGGAATAGGGACACGCATCGTCATAGACAAATTTGCTGTGGATGGCACAACAGTTTATGGTGCTGGCGCTGCTGGAAGTTATCGTTTGAATACGCAGTGGGAACAGATTTCTTCAGAAGTGCCAAATACGATCAGTGATCTCGTCATCGCTAACGATAAACTTTATAGTGCTAACGATCTGCTCAGTGGTACTAAAGGGAAGGGACTGTTTTACATTTCGCTTGAAGACAATGAAGAGAAATAG
- a CDS encoding LamG domain-containing protein, with the protein MKSGIHFIIFMVIIGTFSLNVATASVVTDGLVNYWTFDKEHVINETVKDVWGDNNGAISGNPKVVPGHVGEALKFDGDSDFVNLTTLGDFGKQMGAFTFEAWIKTSNETDWMTLINTHGGECPYWGIQLNGMKGRNGFLPGTGRIFFTNSLLNRKRGCQTFFVGSVRLNIYDREWHHIVYVNEHMAEEGKRKEFIYVDTFPHGVSVTSFGNEWTSFPFTEPVHLGATNFRGKSEGHFKGMIDEVRFYDRPLTVEEVIQNFESTEPYDIAPKGKLSTVWGALKTKL; encoded by the coding sequence ATGAAAAGCGGAATTCACTTCATTATATTTATGGTAATAATCGGTACATTCTCACTAAATGTAGCGACTGCATCAGTTGTAACGGATGGACTTGTCAACTATTGGACCTTTGATAAAGAACACGTTATTAATGAAACAGTAAAAGATGTTTGGGGTGACAACAACGGTGCAATCAGCGGAAATCCTAAAGTTGTTCCTGGACACGTAGGAGAGGCACTTAAGTTTGATGGTGATAGTGATTTTGTAAATTTAACCACACTTGGAGATTTTGGCAAACAAATGGGCGCATTTACGTTTGAAGCATGGATTAAAACCAGTAACGAGACTGATTGGATGACCCTCATCAATACCCATGGCGGGGAATGTCCGTATTGGGGAATTCAACTCAATGGAATGAAAGGTAGAAATGGATTTCTGCCTGGAACGGGCAGGATATTTTTTACCAATAGTTTATTAAACCGAAAAAGAGGATGTCAGACCTTTTTTGTAGGTAGTGTGAGACTCAATATCTATGATAGGGAATGGCATCACATTGTTTATGTTAATGAACATATGGCAGAAGAGGGAAAACGTAAAGAATTTATCTATGTAGACACTTTTCCCCATGGTGTGAGTGTAACTTCATTTGGAAATGAATGGACATCTTTCCCATTTACAGAACCTGTCCATCTCGGTGCAACGAATTTTCGTGGAAAATCAGAAGGGCACTTCAAGGGTATGATCGATGAAGTCCGATTCTATGATCGTCCTCTCACAGTAGAAGAAGTTATCCAGAACTTTGAATCCACCGAACCTTATGACATTGCGCCTAAAGGAAAATTGTCAACAGTCTGGGGGGCATTGAAGACAAAATTATAG